A genomic stretch from Vicinamibacterales bacterium includes:
- a CDS encoding tetratricopeptide repeat protein: protein MGNRMQDVLGEPLGDQPEEPTRELTVEEAIDLAIQLQRQGDFDAAAIMFREIRTVAPSDVRAMHYAGVLAHQQGRSGEAVDLIAQSLALDGSRADWHNNLAIVLQRASRFDEAIAAYQRAIALNPSHVAAHSNLGVLLRATNRPQEAEA from the coding sequence ATGGGCAACCGCATGCAGGACGTGCTCGGCGAACCCCTCGGCGACCAGCCCGAGGAGCCAACGCGCGAGCTGACCGTCGAGGAGGCGATTGATCTGGCGATCCAGTTGCAGCGGCAAGGGGACTTCGACGCGGCCGCGATCATGTTTCGCGAGATTCGCACCGTCGCGCCGAGCGATGTCCGGGCGATGCACTATGCCGGCGTGCTGGCGCACCAGCAGGGCCGCAGCGGCGAGGCCGTCGATTTGATCGCGCAGAGCCTGGCACTCGACGGCAGCCGCGCCGACTGGCACAACAACCTCGCGATCGTGCTGCAGCGGGCGTCGCGGTTCGACGAGGCGATCGCCGCCTATCAGCGGGCCATTGCGCTCAACCCGTCGCACGTCGCGGCTCACAGCAATCTCGGCGTGCTGCTGCGCGCGACCAATCGTCCTCAGGAGGCGGAGGC
- the tssC gene encoding type VI secretion system contractile sheath large subunit codes for MADPKAQQEQTSAIGAVEASDFDSLLKKEFKPKTDEAKDAVERAVRTLAEQALSQTKLVSTDVVKSIEAIIAQLDKKLTEQINLIMHQEEFQKLEGAWRGLHYLVNNTETDEMLKIRVMNISKLDLGKTLKRYKGTAWDQSPLFKKVYEAEYGQFGGEPFGCLVGDYFFDQTAPDIELLGEMSQVAAAAHAPFIAGASPTIMQMATWQELANPRDLTKIFTTPEYAAWRSLRESEDARYLGLAMPRFLSRLPYGAKTNPVEDFAFEEDTGAADHSRYTWSNAAYAMATNINRSFKMYGWCSRIRGVESGGAVEGLPVHTFPTDDGGVDMKCPTEIAISDRREAELAKNGFMPLLHRKNSDFAAFIGAQSVQKPAEYTDPDATANANLAARLPYLFACCRFAHYLKCIVRDKIGSFKERDDMQVWLQKWIMNYVDGDPAHSSETTKAQKPLAAAEVQVTEIEGNPGYYAAKFFLRPHYQLEGLTVSLRLVSKLPSAKAG; via the coding sequence ATGGCAGACCCCAAAGCGCAGCAGGAGCAGACATCGGCCATCGGGGCCGTCGAAGCGAGCGATTTCGACTCGCTGTTGAAGAAGGAATTCAAGCCGAAGACCGACGAGGCGAAGGATGCCGTCGAACGGGCGGTGCGGACGCTCGCCGAGCAGGCCCTGTCGCAGACGAAGCTTGTCAGCACCGACGTCGTCAAGTCGATCGAGGCGATCATCGCGCAGCTCGACAAGAAGCTGACCGAGCAGATCAATCTGATCATGCACCAGGAGGAGTTCCAGAAGCTGGAAGGCGCGTGGCGCGGGCTTCACTATCTCGTCAACAACACCGAGACCGACGAGATGCTGAAGATCCGCGTGATGAACATCAGCAAGCTGGATCTGGGCAAGACGCTGAAGCGCTACAAGGGCACGGCGTGGGACCAGAGTCCGCTGTTCAAGAAGGTCTACGAAGCGGAGTACGGGCAGTTCGGCGGCGAGCCGTTCGGCTGTCTCGTCGGCGACTACTTCTTCGATCAGACGGCGCCCGACATCGAGCTGCTCGGCGAGATGTCGCAGGTGGCGGCGGCGGCGCATGCGCCGTTCATCGCCGGCGCCTCGCCGACCATCATGCAGATGGCGACGTGGCAGGAACTGGCCAACCCGCGCGACCTGACCAAGATCTTCACGACGCCGGAGTATGCGGCGTGGCGCTCGCTGCGCGAGTCGGAGGATGCGCGCTACCTGGGGCTGGCGATGCCGCGCTTCCTGTCGCGCCTGCCCTACGGCGCCAAGACCAACCCGGTCGAGGACTTCGCGTTCGAGGAGGACACCGGCGCCGCCGATCACAGCCGCTACACCTGGTCGAACGCCGCCTACGCGATGGCGACGAACATCAACCGTTCGTTCAAGATGTACGGCTGGTGCTCGCGGATCCGCGGCGTGGAATCGGGCGGCGCGGTCGAGGGGCTCCCGGTCCACACCTTCCCGACCGACGACGGCGGGGTCGACATGAAGTGCCCGACCGAGATCGCGATCAGCGATCGTCGCGAGGCCGAGCTCGCCAAGAACGGCTTCATGCCGCTGCTGCACCGCAAGAACTCCGATTTCGCGGCGTTCATCGGCGCGCAGTCGGTGCAGAAGCCGGCGGAGTACACCGATCCCGACGCCACCGCGAATGCGAACCTCGCGGCGCGGCTGCCGTATCTGTTTGCATGCTGCCGCTTCGCGCACTACCTCAAGTGCATCGTGCGCGACAAGATCGGGTCGTTCAAGGAACGCGACGACATGCAGGTGTGGCTGCAGAAGTGGATCATGAACTACGTCGACGGCGATCCGGCGCACTCGTCGGAGACGACCAAGGCACAGAAGCCGCTGGCCGCCGCCGAAGTGCAGGTCACCGAGATCGAAGGCAATCCCGGCTACTATGCGGCGAAGTTCTTCCTGCGCCCGCACTATCAGCTGGAAGGACTCACCGTTTCGCTGCGCCTCGTCTCCAAGCTCCCGTCGGCGAAGGCCGGTTAG
- a CDS encoding type VI secretion system tube protein Hcp → MASDIFAKLGDIKGESLDDKHKDEIEVVSFSWGVDNRGSMAFGSGGGEGKASFHDLSFVHKVDKASPILMQSCATGVHLKEGTVTHRKSGKGQQEFLVIKMNDLIVTSVLPGHSGDGGATETVTLAFAKVAVEYKPQKADGSLDAGIHFKYDLKAQKEA, encoded by the coding sequence ATGGCATCGGACATCTTCGCAAAGCTCGGCGACATCAAGGGCGAATCGCTCGACGACAAGCACAAGGACGAGATCGAAGTCGTGTCGTTCTCCTGGGGTGTCGACAACCGGGGATCGATGGCGTTCGGCAGCGGCGGCGGCGAGGGCAAGGCGTCCTTCCACGATCTGTCGTTCGTGCACAAGGTCGACAAGGCGTCGCCGATCCTGATGCAGTCCTGCGCGACCGGCGTGCACCTCAAGGAGGGCACGGTCACCCACCGCAAGTCGGGCAAGGGACAGCAGGAGTTCCTAGTCATCAAGATGAACGACCTCATCGTCACCAGCGTGCTGCCCGGCCACAGCGGCGACGGCGGCGCGACGGAGACCGTGACGCTGGCGTTCGCCAAGGTGGCGGTCGAGTACAAGCCGCAGAAGGCGGATGGCTCGCTCGATGCCGGGATCCACTTCAAGTACGACCTGAAGGCCCAGAAGGAAGCGTAA
- a CDS encoding type VI secretion system accessory protein TagJ: protein MTLSGAAERALKDGDPHAALARLQEDVRARPSDAKLRVFLFQLLCVLGDWERALNQLKVSSEMDPLALPMAQMYGEAVRCEAVRQEVFAGRKSPMILGEPDEWLALLIESRLRAGRGETAQAEDLRGRAFEQAPGSSGDIDGTPFEWIADADSRLGPVVEAIVNGRYYWVPFSRIKMIAFEKPEDLRDLIWMPAHVDFANGGESLALIPTRYPGSESSADGAVALARKTIWEPFADDAYAGVGQRVFATDAGEVPMLEIRAISLRHDGAAADAAATADHA, encoded by the coding sequence ATGACATTGTCTGGCGCTGCCGAGCGGGCTCTGAAGGACGGCGACCCTCACGCCGCGCTGGCGCGGCTGCAGGAGGACGTCCGCGCGCGGCCGTCCGACGCCAAGCTGCGGGTGTTTCTGTTCCAGCTCCTGTGCGTGCTCGGCGACTGGGAGCGCGCGCTCAATCAGCTGAAAGTGTCGTCGGAGATGGACCCGCTCGCCCTGCCGATGGCGCAGATGTACGGCGAGGCGGTGCGGTGCGAGGCGGTCCGCCAGGAGGTCTTCGCGGGACGCAAGTCGCCGATGATTCTCGGCGAGCCCGACGAATGGCTCGCGCTGCTCATCGAATCGCGGCTTCGCGCCGGCCGCGGCGAGACCGCGCAGGCCGAGGATCTGCGGGGCCGCGCGTTCGAGCAGGCGCCCGGCTCGAGCGGCGACATCGACGGCACGCCGTTCGAGTGGATTGCCGACGCGGATTCGCGACTGGGGCCGGTCGTCGAGGCGATCGTCAACGGACGCTATTACTGGGTGCCGTTTTCGCGCATCAAGATGATCGCGTTCGAGAAGCCGGAAGACCTACGCGATCTGATCTGGATGCCGGCCCACGTCGACTTCGCAAACGGCGGCGAATCGCTCGCGCTGATTCCGACCCGCTACCCCGGATCGGAGTCGTCCGCCGACGGCGCGGTCGCCCTGGCGCGCAAGACGATCTGGGAGCCGTTTGCCGACGATGCATACGCCGGAGTCGGCCAGCGAGTGTTCGCGACAGACGCCGGCGAAGTGCCGATGCTTGAGATCCGCGCGATCTCGCTGCGGCACGACGGCGCAGCCGCCGACGCCGCGGCCACCGCCGACCATGCCTGA
- the tssE gene encoding type VI secretion system baseplate subunit TssE, giving the protein MPDPRSPEDQLQPALLDRLTDEEPEQKLEPRAQRVISKRQLRQAVLRDLAWLLNSTRLDANMDAAVFPLARRSVINYGLPALSGETATSIEVSDLERGIRQAILDYEPRLLASSLRVKAIEVGEFENHNVIGIEISGQLWAQPIPIDLLVRTEIDLETGKVEIADVAETRASP; this is encoded by the coding sequence ATGCCTGACCCGCGTAGTCCGGAAGACCAGCTGCAGCCCGCGCTGCTGGATCGGTTGACGGACGAAGAACCCGAACAGAAGCTCGAGCCCCGGGCGCAGCGCGTCATCAGCAAGCGCCAGCTGCGACAGGCCGTCCTCCGCGATCTCGCCTGGCTGCTCAACTCGACGCGGCTCGACGCCAACATGGACGCGGCCGTGTTTCCGCTGGCGCGGCGATCGGTCATCAACTACGGGCTGCCGGCGCTGTCGGGCGAGACCGCTACCTCGATCGAAGTCTCGGACCTCGAGCGCGGCATCCGCCAGGCCATCCTCGACTACGAACCGCGCCTGCTGGCGTCATCGCTGCGCGTCAAGGCGATCGAGGTCGGCGAGTTCGAGAATCACAACGTCATCGGCATCGAGATCTCGGGGCAGCTGTGGGCGCAGCCGATCCCCATCGATCTGCTGGTGCGCACGGAGATCGACCTCGAGACGGGCAAGGTGGAGATCGCCGACGTAGCCGAGACGCGGGCCTCGCCATGA
- a CDS encoding type VI secretion system tube protein Hcp, whose amino-acid sequence MAPTKEQLGTGDMFFKVKGAKHGDIQGESQDQKHKNEIEVLSWSWGMQGKSSLGGGPATGKATMRELRIVKKVDKASTALMSALRGNEPIKEGILTLRKTGGSKIEYLKITINDGRVMSLDVDAGDASGSSTLIERVSFSFNKIAVEYTPQGGDGLPLGATSFEDQWSETS is encoded by the coding sequence GTGGCACCCACGAAGGAGCAGCTCGGCACCGGTGACATGTTCTTCAAGGTCAAAGGGGCCAAGCACGGCGATATTCAGGGCGAGTCCCAGGATCAGAAGCACAAGAACGAAATCGAAGTGCTCAGCTGGTCCTGGGGCATGCAGGGCAAGTCTTCGCTTGGCGGCGGGCCTGCCACCGGCAAGGCGACGATGCGCGAGCTGCGCATCGTCAAGAAAGTCGACAAGGCCTCCACCGCCCTGATGTCTGCGCTGCGCGGCAACGAGCCGATCAAGGAGGGCATCCTGACGCTCAGGAAGACCGGCGGCTCGAAGATCGAGTACCTGAAGATCACGATCAATGACGGCCGCGTGATGTCGCTGGACGTCGACGCGGGAGATGCCTCGGGAAGCTCGACGCTGATCGAGCGGGTGAGCTTCTCGTTCAACAAGATCGCCGTGGAGTACACGCCTCAGGGTGGCGACGGCCTGCCGCTCGGGGCGACCTCGTTCGAAGACCAGTGGAGCGAGACGAGCTAG
- the tssG gene encoding type VI secretion system baseplate subunit TssG — MDAKLGNQADTLSFLDALSKEPYRYDFYQALRRLECLYADKPLWGTALRPIDEAIRFGQPPELTFPPAPIAALEFGRDGAPPRLQVRLFGLLGPNGPLPLHITEYARERLRHAGDRALCNFLDLFHHRFIAFFYRAWAQAQPHVNRDRPGRDRFRVYVGSFVGIAPDALRDRDSVSDLARLFHTGTLIRQVRNAEGLAQIVAEFFGVEARIEEFVAHWLVLEAPTRTRLGRPGSSLGDGAVLGPRVWDRQGKFRIHLGPLTLAEYESFLPSTIRGGHVARGGKRLRELVDWVRFYLSFELDWDVRLHLKPGEVPVLQLGRAGQLGWTTWLGRRRGREDAADLILDGEWCVGDNRAAA; from the coding sequence ATGGATGCCAAACTGGGGAACCAGGCCGACACTCTGAGCTTTCTGGACGCCCTGTCGAAGGAGCCGTACCGCTACGACTTCTACCAGGCGCTGCGGCGGCTCGAGTGTCTGTACGCCGACAAGCCGCTGTGGGGGACGGCGCTGCGTCCGATCGACGAAGCGATCCGGTTCGGCCAGCCGCCGGAGCTGACGTTTCCGCCCGCGCCGATCGCCGCGCTCGAGTTCGGCCGCGACGGCGCGCCGCCGCGGCTGCAGGTCCGGCTCTTCGGCCTGCTCGGGCCGAACGGCCCGCTTCCGCTCCACATCACGGAGTACGCGCGCGAGCGGCTGCGCCACGCCGGCGACCGGGCGCTGTGCAACTTCCTCGACCTGTTCCACCACCGGTTCATCGCTTTCTTCTATCGGGCCTGGGCCCAGGCGCAGCCGCACGTCAACCGCGATCGCCCCGGCCGCGATCGGTTCCGCGTCTACGTCGGCTCGTTCGTCGGCATCGCCCCCGACGCGCTGCGCGATCGCGACAGCGTGTCCGACCTGGCGCGCCTGTTTCACACCGGCACGCTCATTCGACAGGTCCGCAACGCCGAGGGGCTGGCGCAGATCGTCGCCGAGTTCTTCGGGGTCGAGGCCCGCATCGAGGAGTTCGTGGCGCACTGGCTCGTACTGGAGGCGCCGACCCGCACCCGGCTCGGTCGTCCCGGATCGTCGCTCGGCGACGGCGCCGTGCTCGGCCCCCGCGTCTGGGATCGCCAGGGCAAGTTCAGGATTCATCTCGGGCCGTTGACCCTCGCGGAGTACGAATCCTTTCTGCCGTCGACGATTCGCGGCGGCCATGTGGCGCGCGGCGGCAAGCGCCTGCGCGAATTGGTCGACTGGGTGCGTTTCTACCTCAGTTTCGAACTGGATTGGGACGTGCGGCTCCATCTGAAGCCCGGCGAAGTACCGGTCCTGCAATTGGGCCGCGCCGGGCAGCTGGGCTGGACGACGTGGTTGGGCAGACGGCGCGGCCGCGAAGATGCCGCCGATCTGATCCTCGATGGTGAATGGTGTGTTGGTGACAATCGAGCCGCTGCATGA
- the tssH gene encoding type VI secretion system ATPase TssH — MSEINRSASFGKLNSLAYKAIEGATVVCKLRGNPYVELVHWIQQILNAQDSDLHRIIRHFEVDSSRLAKDLTEALDRLPRGATAISDLSTHIENTVERGWVYASLMFGESRIRTGHLMVGMIKTPSLRNALLAISKHFDAIKSDALTDGFAKIVGGSPEDALGATDASSTAAPGEASGAMAPAQLGKQEALKRYATNLTERAKKGQLDPVSGRDEEIRQIVDILMRRRQNNPILTGEAGVGKTAVVEGFAARIAAGDVPPPLKNVQLYTLDIGLLQAGASMKGEFENRLRQVIDEVQASPVPIILFVDEAHTLIGAGGSAGTGDAANLLKPALARGTLRTIAATTWAEYKKYIEKDPALTRRFQVVQVSEPSEEKATLMVRGVASTLEKHHRVQLLDEALEAAVRLSHRYIPARQLPDKAVSLLDTVCARVAISQHAVPAQLEDCRRTIEGLEIERGIINREESVGVEVEARRKACEDKLTAANARRVELEARWEAERKLADRVLEIRATLRAAADGSAAAAKEAAKAGATAAAAPAPPVTPGAAAPAAADAAPASAGLAPALAPEQRATLLAELRDLQSQLTTLQGESPLILPSVDEQAVASVVQDWTGVPVGRMVKNEVGSLLHLAETLNQRVIGQRHALDIIARRIQTSRAKLDNPNKPIGVFMLCGPSGVGKTETALTLAEALYGGEQNVITINMSEFQEKHTVSTLKGSPPGYVGYGEGGILTEAVRRRPYSVVLLDEIEKAHSDVHELFFQVFDKGWMEDAEGRYIDFKNTVILLTSNVGTELIASMCKDPELMPNPEGIAKALREPLLKKFPAALLGRLVVIPYYPLSDAMLANIVRLQLGRIARRVTDHHKIPFTYDEDAIKLIVSRCTEVESGGRMIDAILTNTVLPEISQEYLKRTLEGQSLKGIQLKVANGDFEYRFE, encoded by the coding sequence ATGAGTGAAATCAATCGATCTGCGTCATTTGGCAAGTTGAACAGCCTCGCCTACAAGGCCATCGAGGGGGCGACCGTCGTCTGCAAGCTGCGCGGCAACCCCTACGTGGAGCTGGTGCACTGGATCCAGCAGATCCTGAACGCACAGGATTCCGACTTGCACCGCATCATCCGCCACTTCGAGGTGGATTCGTCGCGGCTCGCCAAGGATCTGACCGAGGCGCTCGATCGCCTGCCGCGCGGCGCGACGGCGATCTCGGATCTCTCGACCCACATCGAGAACACCGTCGAGCGCGGCTGGGTCTACGCGTCGCTGATGTTCGGCGAGTCGAGGATCCGGACCGGCCATCTGATGGTCGGGATGATCAAGACGCCGTCGCTGCGCAACGCGCTGCTCGCGATCTCGAAGCACTTCGACGCGATCAAGTCGGACGCGCTGACCGACGGCTTCGCCAAGATCGTCGGCGGCTCGCCGGAGGACGCGCTGGGGGCGACCGACGCCTCGTCGACGGCGGCGCCCGGCGAAGCCAGCGGCGCGATGGCGCCGGCACAGCTCGGCAAGCAGGAAGCGCTCAAGCGCTACGCCACCAACCTCACCGAACGGGCGAAGAAGGGGCAGCTCGATCCGGTGAGCGGGCGCGACGAGGAGATCCGTCAGATCGTCGACATCCTGATGCGGCGCCGCCAGAACAACCCGATCCTGACCGGCGAGGCCGGCGTCGGCAAGACCGCGGTGGTCGAGGGCTTCGCCGCGCGGATCGCCGCCGGCGACGTCCCGCCGCCATTGAAGAACGTGCAGCTCTACACGCTCGACATCGGGTTGCTGCAGGCCGGTGCCAGCATGAAGGGCGAGTTCGAGAACCGCCTGCGCCAGGTGATCGACGAAGTACAGGCCTCGCCCGTCCCGATCATCCTGTTCGTCGACGAGGCCCACACCCTGATCGGCGCCGGCGGATCGGCCGGCACGGGCGACGCGGCGAATCTGCTGAAGCCGGCGCTGGCGCGCGGCACCTTGCGCACGATCGCGGCGACGACCTGGGCGGAATACAAGAAGTACATCGAGAAGGACCCGGCGCTCACCCGCCGCTTCCAGGTCGTCCAGGTGTCGGAGCCGAGCGAGGAGAAGGCGACGCTCATGGTGCGCGGCGTGGCGTCGACGCTCGAAAAGCATCACCGGGTGCAGTTGCTGGACGAAGCCCTCGAGGCGGCTGTGCGGCTGTCGCACCGCTACATTCCGGCGCGCCAGCTGCCCGACAAGGCGGTGAGCCTGCTCGACACGGTCTGCGCGCGCGTCGCGATCAGCCAGCACGCGGTGCCGGCGCAGCTCGAAGACTGCCGGCGCACGATCGAAGGGCTCGAGATCGAGCGCGGGATCATCAACCGCGAGGAGTCGGTCGGTGTCGAGGTCGAGGCGCGCCGCAAGGCGTGCGAGGACAAGCTGACGGCGGCGAACGCCAGGCGCGTCGAGCTGGAAGCGCGCTGGGAAGCGGAGCGCAAGCTCGCCGATCGGGTCCTCGAGATTCGCGCCACCCTGCGCGCCGCCGCCGACGGCAGCGCGGCGGCGGCGAAAGAGGCCGCGAAGGCGGGCGCGACAGCCGCGGCGGCACCGGCACCACCGGTGACGCCGGGCGCTGCCGCACCGGCTGCCGCAGACGCGGCGCCGGCATCGGCAGGCCTCGCGCCGGCGTTGGCGCCGGAGCAGCGCGCCACGCTGCTCGCCGAGCTGCGTGATCTCCAGTCGCAGCTCACGACGCTGCAGGGAGAGTCGCCGCTGATCCTGCCGAGCGTCGACGAACAGGCGGTGGCGTCGGTCGTCCAGGACTGGACCGGCGTTCCCGTCGGCCGCATGGTCAAGAACGAGGTCGGCTCGCTGCTGCACCTCGCCGAGACGCTGAACCAGCGCGTCATCGGCCAGCGGCATGCGCTCGACATCATCGCGCGGCGCATCCAGACCTCGCGCGCCAAACTCGACAACCCCAACAAGCCGATCGGCGTGTTCATGCTCTGCGGACCGTCGGGTGTCGGCAAGACCGAGACGGCGCTGACGCTGGCCGAAGCGCTCTACGGCGGCGAGCAGAACGTCATCACCATCAACATGAGCGAGTTCCAGGAGAAGCACACCGTTTCGACGCTCAAGGGCTCGCCGCCCGGATACGTCGGCTACGGCGAAGGCGGCATCCTGACCGAGGCGGTGCGCCGCCGCCCCTACAGCGTCGTGCTGCTCGACGAGATCGAGAAAGCGCATTCCGACGTGCACGAGCTGTTCTTCCAGGTCTTCGACAAGGGCTGGATGGAGGACGCGGAGGGGCGCTACATCGACTTCAAGAACACGGTGATCCTGCTGACCTCGAACGTCGGCACCGAGCTCATCGCCAGCATGTGCAAGGACCCCGAGCTGATGCCGAATCCCGAGGGCATCGCCAAGGCGCTGCGCGAGCCGCTGCTCAAGAAATTCCCCGCGGCGCTGCTCGGACGGCTGGTGGTCATTCCCTACTATCCGCTCAGCGACGCGATGCTCGCGAACATCGTCCGGCTGCAGCTCGGGCGGATCGCCAGGCGGGTGACGGATCACCACAAGATTCCGTTCACCTACGACGAAGACGCGATCAAGCTGATCGTCAGCCGCTGCACCGAGGTCGAGAGCGGCGGCCGCATGATCGACGCCATCCTCACCAATACGGTGCTCCCGGAGATCAGCCAGGAGTACTTGAAGCGGACGCTGGAAGGCCAGTCGCTGAAGGGGATCCAGCTCAAGGTCGCGAACGGCGATTTCGAGTACCGGTTCGAATGA
- the tssB gene encoding type VI secretion system contractile sheath small subunit — translation MAKASSQKFIARNRAPRVQIEYDVELYGAEKKVQLPFVMGVLADLSGKPAEPLAPVADRKFLDIDVDNFDSRMKAMKPRAAFQVPNTLTGEGNLSVELTFESMDDFSPAAVASKVDALSKLLEARKQLANLITYMDGKTGAEDLVAKLLQDPALLQTLAASKNPGESSGS, via the coding sequence GTGGCGAAGGCGAGCAGTCAGAAATTCATTGCACGCAACCGGGCGCCCCGCGTCCAGATCGAGTACGACGTAGAGCTGTACGGCGCCGAAAAAAAGGTCCAGCTGCCGTTCGTGATGGGGGTGCTCGCGGATCTGAGCGGCAAGCCCGCCGAGCCGCTGGCCCCGGTCGCCGATCGCAAGTTCCTCGACATCGACGTCGATAACTTCGACAGCCGCATGAAGGCGATGAAGCCGCGTGCGGCGTTCCAGGTCCCGAACACGCTGACCGGTGAGGGGAACCTGAGCGTCGAGCTGACGTTCGAGAGCATGGACGACTTTTCGCCGGCGGCGGTCGCCAGCAAAGTCGACGCGCTGAGCAAGCTGCTCGAAGCCCGCAAGCAGCTGGCCAACCTGATCACCTATATGGACGGCAAGACCGGGGCGGAGGATCTGGTCGCCAAGCTTCTGCAGGATCCCGCCCTGCTGCAAACGCTTGCCGCGTCGAAGAATCCGGGGGAATCCTCCGGGTCCTGA
- the tssF gene encoding type VI secretion system baseplate subunit TssF, with translation MNPRLLQLYEFELQHLREMGAEFAAQSPKIAARLGIRGVDIVDDPYVERLLEGAAFLAARVQLKLDAEFPRFTQALLEIIYPHYLAPTPSMLVAQLQPDKNEPTLADGNRVVPRGTTLFSIQGPDDATACEFRTAHDVPLLPVEVASATYFSYAPDLPLNALSLSQPIRGGVRIRLKTTAGLKFEQTSIQRLGFYLGGRDDVAYKLLELLLSSGLGVLVRPVGGRPQDFTLLPPSTIRPVGFADDEALLPLGLRSFQGYRLLQEYFALPQRFRFVELTGLDASLRRAGGGEVEIVVLLGRGDPTLESVMDASNLRLFCTPAVNLFEKSRIDRVHVSDSTYEFHVVADRTRPLDFEIYQITEVIGHGTGDDSEQQFLPFYESSSRDVRDESAYFTTRRQLRVIPPDQRRRTRSGYVGSEVFLSLVDSKQAPFSADLRQLSIRALCTNRDLALQMPLGLGQTDFSLNIAAPVTSVRVISGPSRPFSPVADGAIAWRAISHLSLNYLSLVGATGQQGAKALRDLLELYATTTDVSARRQIEGILSVNANRVVRRLPGRGPIAFGRGVQVSVEVDEMAFEGSSAFLLGAVLDRYFARYVSINAVTETVLRSQSRGEINRWMPNWGTRPTL, from the coding sequence ATGAACCCGCGCCTGCTCCAGCTCTACGAATTCGAGCTCCAGCATTTGCGCGAGATGGGCGCCGAGTTCGCGGCGCAGTCGCCGAAGATCGCGGCGCGACTCGGCATCCGCGGGGTCGATATCGTCGACGACCCGTACGTCGAACGGCTGCTCGAGGGAGCGGCGTTCCTCGCGGCACGCGTGCAACTGAAGCTCGACGCGGAGTTTCCGCGCTTCACCCAGGCGCTGCTCGAGATCATCTACCCGCACTATCTGGCGCCGACGCCGTCGATGCTCGTCGCCCAGCTGCAGCCGGACAAGAACGAGCCGACGCTCGCCGACGGCAACCGTGTCGTGCCGCGCGGCACCACCTTGTTCTCGATCCAGGGGCCCGACGACGCCACGGCGTGCGAGTTCCGAACCGCGCACGACGTGCCGCTGCTGCCGGTCGAAGTCGCCTCGGCGACCTATTTCTCCTACGCCCCGGATCTGCCCCTCAACGCGCTGTCGCTGTCGCAGCCGATTCGGGGCGGTGTCCGTATCCGGCTCAAGACGACGGCAGGCCTCAAGTTCGAGCAGACGTCGATCCAGCGCCTCGGCTTCTATCTGGGCGGCCGCGACGACGTGGCCTACAAGCTGCTGGAGCTCCTGCTGTCGAGCGGCCTCGGCGTGCTGGTCCGGCCGGTCGGGGGCCGGCCGCAGGATTTCACGCTGCTGCCGCCCTCGACCATTCGTCCGGTCGGGTTCGCCGACGACGAGGCGCTGCTGCCGCTCGGGCTGCGGTCGTTCCAGGGTTATCGGCTGCTGCAGGAATACTTCGCGCTGCCGCAGCGTTTCCGCTTCGTCGAGCTGACCGGACTTGACGCGAGCCTGCGGCGGGCCGGCGGCGGCGAGGTGGAAATCGTCGTGTTGCTCGGCCGCGGCGATCCGACGCTCGAGAGCGTGATGGACGCGTCGAACCTGCGGCTGTTCTGTACGCCGGCCGTCAACCTGTTCGAGAAGTCACGCATCGATCGCGTCCACGTCAGCGATTCCACCTACGAGTTCCACGTCGTGGCCGACCGCACGCGGCCGCTCGATTTCGAGATCTATCAGATCACCGAGGTGATCGGCCACGGTACGGGAGACGACAGCGAACAGCAGTTCCTGCCGTTCTACGAGTCGTCGAGCCGCGATGTCCGAGACGAATCGGCGTACTTCACGACGCGGCGGCAGCTGCGGGTGATTCCGCCCGACCAGCGGCGCCGCACGCGCTCGGGCTACGTCGGCAGCGAGGTGTTCCTGTCGCTGGTCGATTCCAAGCAGGCGCCGTTCAGCGCCGATCTCCGGCAGCTGTCGATCCGCGCCCTTTGCACGAATCGCGACCTGGCGCTCCAGATGCCGCTCGGCCTCGGCCAGACCGATTTTTCGCTGAACATCGCCGCGCCGGTCACCTCGGTGCGCGTGATCAGCGGTCCGAGCCGGCCATTCTCACCGGTGGCGGACGGCGCGATCGCCTGGCGTGCGATCAGCCACCTGTCGCTCAACTATCTGTCCCTCGTCGGGGCGACCGGACAGCAGGGAGCCAAGGCGCTTCGCGATCTGCTCGAGCTGTACGCGACCACGACCGACGTCTCGGCGCGTCGCCAGATCGAAGGCATCCTCTCGGTGAACGCCAACCGCGTGGTGCGGCGGCTGCCGGGCCGCGGGCCGATCGCCTTCGGACGCGGCGTGCAGGTCAGCGTGGAAGTGGACGAAATGGCGTTCGAGGGGAGCAGCGCCTTTCTCCTCGGCGCAGTGCTCGACCGCTACTTCGCGCGCTACGTATCGATCAACGCCGTGACGGAAACGGTGCTCCGCTCGCAGAGCCGGGGCGAGATCAATCGATGGATGCCAAACTGGGGAACCAGGCCGACACTCTGA